From the genome of Ectobacillus sp. JY-23, one region includes:
- a CDS encoding L-lactate dehydrogenase has protein sequence MDKKINRVVLIGTGAVGCSYAYSLVNQGVVEELVLIDVNEAKAEGEAMDLNHGIPFAPAPTKVWSGTYADCDRADLVVITAGLAQKPGETRLDLVVKNTNIFKQIIKNVMDNGFKGIFLVATNPVDILSYVTWKESGLPKEQVIGSGTTLDSARLRFMLGDYFKVDPRNVHAVIVGEHGDTELPVWSHATIGVEHLDEFMERRGDVNKDCLQKIFEDVRDAAYHIIERKGATYYGIGMSLVRITKAILNNENSVLPVSVYLDGEYGHHDVYVGVPAIINRKGVREIVEINLNEKEKEQFAHSVNVLKETMGPIL, from the coding sequence ATGGATAAAAAAATTAATCGCGTCGTTTTGATTGGAACAGGAGCAGTCGGATGTAGTTATGCCTATTCACTGGTAAATCAAGGTGTAGTAGAAGAACTAGTCTTAATTGATGTGAATGAAGCAAAGGCTGAGGGAGAAGCTATGGACCTCAATCATGGTATCCCATTTGCACCGGCGCCTACTAAGGTTTGGAGCGGTACTTATGCGGATTGTGACAGAGCAGATTTAGTGGTTATTACAGCAGGATTAGCACAAAAGCCAGGGGAAACCAGACTTGACCTTGTTGTAAAGAACACAAATATTTTCAAACAAATTATTAAAAATGTAATGGATAACGGCTTCAAAGGAATCTTCCTAGTAGCAACAAATCCAGTTGATATCTTGAGTTATGTGACATGGAAGGAATCAGGTTTACCAAAGGAACAAGTAATCGGTTCAGGTACAACTTTGGATTCGGCACGTTTACGCTTTATGCTAGGTGATTACTTTAAGGTTGATCCTCGCAATGTACATGCAGTTATTGTGGGGGAACACGGTGATACAGAGCTTCCTGTATGGAGTCATGCGACAATTGGCGTTGAGCATTTAGATGAATTTATGGAACGAAGAGGCGATGTCAACAAAGATTGTCTGCAGAAGATTTTTGAGGATGTACGTGATGCAGCATACCATATTATCGAACGCAAAGGTGCAACGTATTATGGCATTGGTATGTCACTGGTACGTATTACAAAAGCCATCTTAAATAATGAAAACAGCGTACTTCCTGTTTCTGTTTATTTGGATGGCGAATATGGTCATCATGATGTGTATGTAGGAGTTCCTGCGATTATCAATCGCAAAGGTGTTCGTGAAATTGTCGAAATCAATTTAAATGAAAAAGAAAAGGAACAATTTGCACATTCTGTAAATGTGTTAAAAGAGACAATGGGACCGATTCTCTAG
- a CDS encoding lactate permease LctP family transporter, protein MRIWEQVYNPVDNIWISAVIAAIPILFFILALTILKLKGYIAGFLSIVVAGIVAISVYNMPGLKVIAAAFYGIMAGLWPVASIVLAAIFLYKLTNKTGQFNVIRNSIASITEDQRLQVILVAFSFGAFLEGAAGFGAPVAITAAILVGMGFTPLKAAGLCLIANIAGGAFGAMGIPVTVPAQLTGLDGLEVGRYTALVLPALSIFIAFLLIFIVDGLKGLRQTFPAVLIAGVSFAVTQFIVLYFLGAALADVFAAIVSLVALAVFLRFWKPKEIYRIQKDDVQLTEQKTAYSLGQIVYAWLPFLFLTLFVTIFNLSFFKKLFLPGGALERLVLQFPIFDLHNEVIRKAPIVAEDTPYAAIFKLDLLSSTTTAIVLACILTIIVFKCSGGLITETATETIRELTAPILTICSVLAFAYICTYSGMSSTLGLAFASTGDAFPLFSPVLGWIGVFLTGSVVNSGSLFAPLQAVTAAQIGLAPQTMVSVNVMGGTMAKMISPQSVAVASAAVGLVGRESELFKFTIKYSLVLLVVIGVISWLIF, encoded by the coding sequence TTGCGGATTTGGGAACAGGTTTATAATCCAGTAGATAATATATGGATTTCTGCTGTGATAGCGGCTATACCTATTTTATTCTTTATCTTGGCTCTAACGATATTAAAGTTAAAAGGATATATTGCGGGATTTTTGAGTATTGTCGTCGCCGGAATTGTCGCCATATCGGTATACAACATGCCGGGATTAAAAGTCATAGCGGCCGCATTTTATGGTATCATGGCAGGTCTATGGCCGGTTGCTTCCATTGTATTAGCAGCGATTTTTTTATACAAGCTTACAAACAAAACAGGTCAGTTTAATGTAATCCGAAACAGCATTGCCTCTATTACAGAAGATCAACGCCTACAAGTCATTTTAGTAGCGTTTTCGTTTGGTGCATTTTTAGAAGGTGCAGCTGGATTCGGTGCTCCTGTCGCTATCACAGCTGCTATTTTAGTGGGGATGGGCTTTACTCCTCTTAAAGCTGCCGGGCTTTGTTTAATTGCTAATATTGCTGGTGGTGCTTTCGGAGCGATGGGGATTCCAGTAACCGTACCTGCGCAGCTCACGGGACTGGACGGGCTGGAAGTTGGAAGATATACAGCGTTAGTTCTCCCAGCCCTCAGTATTTTTATCGCATTTTTGCTTATCTTTATCGTCGATGGCCTCAAAGGACTCCGTCAGACTTTTCCAGCTGTATTGATAGCTGGCGTCTCTTTTGCTGTCACACAATTTATAGTGCTGTACTTTTTAGGAGCAGCGCTTGCTGATGTCTTTGCAGCTATTGTTAGCTTAGTGGCACTTGCTGTGTTTCTGCGCTTTTGGAAGCCTAAAGAGATTTATCGTATTCAAAAAGATGATGTACAACTAACTGAGCAAAAGACTGCATATTCGCTAGGACAAATTGTGTACGCATGGCTCCCGTTTTTATTTCTTACGTTGTTTGTAACAATCTTTAATTTAAGCTTTTTTAAAAAATTATTTCTTCCAGGCGGTGCATTAGAACGGTTGGTCCTTCAGTTTCCTATTTTTGATTTGCATAATGAAGTCATTCGTAAAGCACCCATTGTTGCAGAAGATACACCATATGCAGCTATCTTTAAATTGGATTTGTTATCTTCTACAACGACAGCTATTGTATTGGCGTGTATTTTAACCATCATTGTATTTAAGTGCAGCGGAGGATTAATCACGGAAACAGCTACTGAAACCATTCGTGAGCTCACAGCCCCTATTTTAACAATTTGTAGTGTATTGGCATTTGCGTATATTTGTACATATTCAGGTATGTCATCTACGCTGGGATTGGCATTTGCTTCAACGGGAGATGCATTTCCATTGTTCTCACCGGTTTTAGGGTGGATCGGTGTATTTTTAACAGGATCTGTTGTAAACAGCGGTTCGCTTTTTGCACCTTTACAAGCTGTAACGGCAGCACAAATTGGTTTGGCACCTCAAACAATGGTATCAGTGAATGTAATGGGCGGGACAATGGCTAAAATGATATCTCCGCAGTCCGTGGCAGTTGCTAGTGCGGCAGTGGGTTTGGTAGGAAGAGAATCTGAGCTGTTTAAATTTACAATCAAATACAGTTTAGTGTTACTAGTTGTTATCGGTGTTATTAGTTGGCTTATCTTTTAA
- a CDS encoding LysM peptidoglycan-binding domain-containing protein: MKKNMLLLFSLLLFIFHTTTAHATESEPRNIYTVKQGDSLAQVAHQYHTSVEIVKAINGLQSDSLVPGQKLWVPVMHITTVEDTLESLSSMYHISPTTIKAVNGLSSNQLYIGQKLKIIPANMTMQGQHILMTKEEFKNWLWHHRFNRRVRIIQQHHTWIPSYQHFNGSNHFRLLQGMENYHIKRNGWKNIAQHITTFPDGKIAVSRSFNIDPEGSIGAQANAGGLAIENVGNFDVDYDVMSTAQKETIIYITALLCIKFGLTPSVESITYHHWWDYDTGERVLDNTKDHEVKTCPGTNFFGGNSTRHALQNFYPLVSNKMQELIRSNE; encoded by the coding sequence ATGAAAAAGAACATGCTTCTATTGTTCAGTTTGTTATTGTTTATATTTCACACAACTACCGCTCATGCAACAGAAAGTGAGCCACGTAACATTTATACAGTAAAACAGGGAGATTCTTTAGCACAGGTGGCACATCAATATCACACTTCTGTAGAAATAGTAAAAGCAATAAATGGCCTACAATCAGACTCTCTAGTACCCGGTCAGAAGCTATGGGTGCCAGTCATGCATATCACTACTGTTGAAGATACGTTGGAATCTCTCTCATCTATGTATCATATTTCACCAACAACAATTAAAGCAGTAAATGGTCTCTCTTCAAACCAATTGTATATCGGTCAAAAATTAAAAATTATCCCTGCAAACATGACCATGCAAGGACAGCACATTCTTATGACAAAGGAAGAATTTAAGAATTGGTTATGGCATCATAGATTTAATAGAAGAGTACGTATCATTCAGCAGCATCATACGTGGATTCCCTCTTACCAGCATTTTAATGGAAGCAATCATTTTAGATTGTTGCAAGGAATGGAGAATTATCATATTAAAAGAAACGGCTGGAAAAACATTGCGCAGCATATTACCACCTTCCCAGACGGCAAAATCGCAGTGTCCAGGTCTTTCAATATAGATCCGGAAGGCTCAATCGGAGCACAAGCCAATGCGGGCGGGCTGGCGATTGAAAATGTTGGGAATTTCGATGTTGACTATGATGTAATGAGTACAGCACAAAAAGAAACAATCATCTATATCACTGCTTTACTGTGTATCAAATTTGGGTTGACTCCTTCCGTTGAAAGTATTACCTACCATCATTGGTGGGATTATGATACAGGAGAACGGGTATTAGACAACACAAAAGATCATGAGGTAAAAACGTGTCCTGGTACGAATTTTTTTGGTGGTAACTCCACCAGACATGCCTTACAAAACTTTTACCCTCTTGTTTCAAACAAGATGCAGGAATTAATCCGTTCTAATGAATAA